One window of the Silurus meridionalis isolate SWU-2019-XX chromosome 24, ASM1480568v1, whole genome shotgun sequence genome contains the following:
- the gpr183b gene encoding G-protein coupled receptor 183-B gives MMHGTVNCTGLYSHASVARVLMPLAYSIICPLGLVGNALALHVIYTKLTKLNPSMLYSANLAVSDLLFCLSLPLRAIYYGLSFHWPMGEALCKAITLLFYVNCYAGVNFMTCLAVDRFVAVALRKRFVWPRKMRNVKVICLLMWVLVLAQTLPLLNVPMTHLDPAGTITCMEYPNFENSVEGLPYILIGAVVLGYGIPLGTILICYSAISQRLWLAAKSNRLTERSGRTHKARSVISGVVLVFVVCFTPYHVNLLQYMIRKLLYEPDCTELHSFQISLHVTVCLMNFNSCLDPFVYFFACSGYKKKVLRLLKRQVSPSISSAAHSSPDSSGAHEQKIHLSRNNKTPGSDHQG, from the coding sequence ATGATGCATGGAACAGTGAACTGCACCGGCTTGTACTCCCACGCTTCAGTGGCACGTGTGCTTATGCCTCTGGCCTACTCCATCATCTGCCCACTGGGGCTGGTGGGAAATGCACTGGCACTGCACGTCATCTACACCAAGCTGACCAAGCTCAACCCCAGCATGCTTTACTCAGCCAACTTAGCAGTGTCAGACTTACTCTTCTGCCTGTCACTCCCGCTGCGGGCCATCTACTACGGCTTGAGCTTCCACTGGCCGATGGGAGAGGCACTATGTAAGGCCATAACACTGCTTTTCTATGTCAACTGCTACGCAGGTGTTAATTTCATGACTTGTCTTGCTGTGGATCGCTTTGTGGCCGTAGCTCTGCGCAAAAGGTTCGTCTGGCCCCGGAAAATGCGGAATGTGAAGGTCATCTGTTTGCTAATGTGGGTGCTGGTGTTGGCACAGACGCTGCCGTTATTGAACGTACCCATGACTCATCTGGATCCAGCTGGCACCATTACTTGCATGGAGTACCCTAATTTTGAAAACTCTGTCGAAGGTTTGCCATATATTTTAATTGGTGCTGTGGTTTTGGGCTACGGAATCCCGCTGGGAACAATCCTCATTTGTTACTCAGCAATCTCGCAAAGACTGTGGCTAGCTGCCAAGTCCAACCGCCTGACTGAGCGATCTGGAAGGACTCATAAGGCACGGTCGGTGATTTCTGGTGTGGTGCTGGTGTTTGTCGTATGTTTCACCCCGTACCACGTGAACCTGCTGCAGTACATGATCCGGAAGCTTTTATATGAGCCTGACTGCACAGAGCTGCACTCCTTCCAAATCTCATTGCATGTCACCGTGTGCCTCATGAACTTTAACTCATGCCTTGACCCGTTTGTGTACTTTTTTGCATGCAGTGGCTACAAAAAGAAAGTGCTGAGGCTGCTGAAGCGCCAGGTCAGCCCTTCAATTTCCAGTGCAGCACACAGCTCCCCTGACAGCTCCGGAGCTCATGAACAGAAAATCCATTTATCCCGCAACAACAAAACACCGGGTTCTGACCACCAAGGTTAG